The following are from one region of the Streptomyces tuirus genome:
- a CDS encoding GTP-binding protein translates to MIFGRSERGKPPVEPVTLKILVAGGFGVGKTTLVGAVSEIRPLRTEELLTEAGRPVDDTSGVEGKSTTTVAMDFGRITLREDLVLYLFGTPGQERFWFMWDELSEGALGAVVLADTRRLEDCFAAVDYFERRSIPFLVGVNCFEGAPRYPAEDVRQALDLDEGVPLLMCDARDRESVKEALIGVVQHAMAYAADRREAVTG, encoded by the coding sequence ATGATCTTCGGGCGTTCTGAGCGCGGCAAGCCTCCGGTCGAGCCCGTCACGCTCAAGATCCTGGTGGCCGGCGGCTTCGGCGTGGGCAAGACCACGCTCGTCGGCGCGGTCAGCGAGATCAGGCCGCTGCGCACCGAGGAGCTGCTCACCGAGGCCGGGCGCCCGGTCGACGACACCAGCGGTGTGGAAGGCAAGAGCACCACGACCGTGGCCATGGACTTCGGCCGCATCACCCTCCGCGAGGACCTCGTGCTGTACCTCTTCGGCACGCCCGGGCAGGAGCGGTTCTGGTTCATGTGGGACGAGCTCTCCGAGGGCGCGCTCGGTGCCGTCGTGCTGGCCGACACCCGCCGCCTGGAGGACTGCTTCGCCGCCGTCGACTACTTCGAACGGCGCTCGATCCCCTTCCTCGTCGGCGTCAACTGCTTCGAGGGCGCTCCCCGTTACCCGGCAGAGGACGTCCGTCAGGCCCTCGACCTCGATGAGGGCGTGCCGCTCCTCATGTGCGACGCCCGGGACCGCGAATCGGTCAAGGAGGCACTCATCGGCGTCGTCCAGCACGCCATGGCGTACGCGGCCGACCGCCGCGAGGCCGTGACCGGCTGA
- a CDS encoding hydantoinase B/oxoprolinase family protein, with product MTGWQFWVDRGGTFTDVVARRPDGRLLTHKLLSDNPTRYADAAVEGVRTLLGGSDEPVDSVRMGTTVATNALLERKGERTLLLITRGFRDALRIAYQNRPSIFARRIDLPELLYERVVEVDERIAADGTVLRAPALDALAGPLQEAYDDGIRAVAVVCMHSHLHPAHEQAVGELAARIGFPQISLSGEASPLMKLVPRGDTAVVDAYLSPVLRRYVRHVADELEGVRLMFMQSNGGLTEAGQFRGKDAILSGPAGGIVGMARMSQLAGFDRVIGFDMGGTSTDVSHFAGAYERVFTSRIGGVRLRAPMLDIHTVAAGGGSVLHFDGSRYRVGPDSAGADPGPACYRGGGPLTVTDANVMLGRIQPAHFPKVFGPGGDEPLDEVLVRDRFTALAREIGERTGDDRTPEQVAEGYLQIAVANIASAVKRISVQKGHDVTRYALTTFGGAGGQHACKVADSLGIRSVLVPPMAGVLSALGIGLADTTAMREQSVEAPLEAASMPGVLKTAEDLEAAARAELLAEDVPEDHIEVTRRAELRYDGTDTTLTVELTEPGAMRHAFEERHRATYSFTLDRPIVVEALSVEATGITEPPDLSALAPWRAAPEGNPGRGSAAPRTVRLHADGAWRDVPLHRREDLPPGDTVTGPAIIAEAGSTTVVDDGWRAAATDDGHLVMERAAITQSSDLDTKVDPVLLEVFNNLFMSIAEQMGARLESTAQSVNIKERLDFSCALFDPDGNLVANAPHIPVHLGSMGTSVKEVIRRRGPRMRPGDTYAVNDPYHGGTHLPDVTVITPVFDTAPPSDTESDARNGSEGAQHSDPKILFYVASRGHHAEIGGIAPGSMPAGSRTIEEEGVLFDNWLLAENGRFREAETLRLLTEARHPSRNPKTNLADLRAQIAANRKGVDEVGRMIEDYGLDVVQAYMRHVQDNAEEAVRRVIDVLDDGDYAYETDAGAVIRVAVRVDRENRAATIDFTGTSAQLPTNFNAPFSVVNAAVLYVFRTLVADDIPLNDGCLRPLSIVVPPGSLLAPEPPAAVVAGNVETSQAVTGALYAALGVQAEGSGTMNNVTFGNERHQYYETVASGSGAGDGFHGAPVVQTHMTNSRLTDPEVLEWRLPVRLEEFAVRRGSGGAGRWHGGDGAVRRIRFLEPMTVSTLSQHRRVPPYGMAGGEPGALGANRVEHADGTVTALGGSDSADLVTGDVLVIETPGGGGYGPPSPDPHQAGEEIDDLRAF from the coding sequence GTGACTGGCTGGCAGTTCTGGGTGGACCGCGGCGGCACCTTCACCGACGTCGTCGCCCGGCGCCCGGACGGCCGGCTGCTCACGCACAAGCTGCTCTCGGACAACCCCACCCGCTACGCGGACGCCGCGGTCGAGGGCGTCCGCACCCTGCTGGGCGGCTCCGACGAGCCCGTCGACAGCGTGCGCATGGGGACCACCGTCGCCACCAACGCCCTCCTGGAACGCAAGGGCGAGCGCACGCTGCTGCTCATCACCCGCGGCTTCCGCGACGCCCTGCGCATCGCCTATCAGAACCGCCCGAGCATCTTCGCCCGCCGCATCGACCTGCCCGAGCTGCTGTACGAACGGGTCGTCGAGGTCGACGAGCGCATCGCCGCCGACGGCACCGTCCTGCGCGCCCCCGCCCTGGACGCCCTCGCCGGGCCGCTCCAGGAGGCGTACGACGACGGGATCCGCGCCGTCGCGGTGGTCTGCATGCACAGCCACCTCCACCCGGCCCACGAACAGGCCGTCGGGGAGCTCGCCGCCCGCATCGGCTTTCCGCAGATCTCGCTCTCCGGCGAGGCCAGCCCCTTGATGAAGCTCGTCCCCCGCGGAGACACCGCCGTGGTCGACGCCTACCTCTCGCCCGTGCTGCGCCGCTACGTCCGGCACGTCGCCGACGAACTCGAAGGCGTACGGCTGATGTTCATGCAGTCCAACGGCGGCCTCACCGAGGCCGGGCAGTTCCGCGGGAAGGACGCCATCCTGTCCGGGCCGGCCGGCGGCATCGTCGGCATGGCCCGGATGTCGCAGCTCGCCGGCTTCGACCGCGTGATCGGCTTCGACATGGGCGGCACCTCCACCGACGTCTCCCATTTCGCCGGCGCGTACGAGCGCGTCTTCACCAGCCGGATCGGCGGCGTCCGGCTGCGCGCCCCGATGCTGGACATCCACACCGTCGCCGCCGGTGGCGGTTCCGTCCTGCACTTCGACGGCTCCCGCTACCGCGTAGGGCCTGACTCGGCGGGCGCGGACCCCGGACCTGCCTGCTACCGGGGCGGTGGGCCGCTCACCGTGACCGACGCCAACGTCATGCTCGGCCGGATCCAGCCCGCCCACTTCCCGAAGGTGTTCGGGCCGGGCGGCGACGAGCCTCTCGACGAGGTGCTCGTCCGGGACCGGTTCACCGCCCTCGCCCGCGAGATCGGCGAGCGGACCGGCGACGACCGCACGCCGGAACAGGTCGCCGAGGGGTACCTGCAGATCGCCGTGGCCAACATCGCGTCGGCGGTGAAGCGGATCTCCGTCCAGAAGGGCCACGACGTCACCCGCTACGCCCTCACCACGTTCGGCGGCGCCGGCGGTCAGCACGCCTGCAAGGTCGCCGACTCCCTCGGCATCCGCAGCGTCCTCGTACCACCCATGGCCGGGGTCCTCTCCGCACTCGGCATCGGCCTCGCCGACACCACCGCCATGCGCGAGCAGTCCGTCGAGGCACCCCTGGAGGCCGCCTCGATGCCCGGCGTCCTCAAGACCGCCGAAGACCTGGAGGCGGCGGCCCGCGCCGAACTCCTTGCCGAAGACGTCCCGGAGGACCACATCGAGGTCACCCGACGCGCGGAACTGCGCTACGACGGCACGGACACCACCCTCACCGTCGAGCTGACCGAGCCGGGCGCGATGCGCCACGCATTCGAAGAACGTCATCGCGCCACGTACTCCTTCACGCTCGACCGCCCGATCGTCGTCGAAGCCCTCTCCGTCGAAGCCACCGGCATCACCGAACCCCCTGATCTCTCCGCTCTCGCCCCTTGGCGGGCCGCCCCCGAGGGCAACCCCGGCCGCGGCTCCGCAGCGCCCCGGACCGTCCGCCTCCACGCGGACGGCGCCTGGCGCGACGTACCCCTCCACCGCCGCGAGGACCTTCCTCCCGGCGACACCGTCACCGGCCCGGCGATCATCGCCGAAGCCGGGTCCACGACCGTCGTCGACGACGGCTGGCGGGCCGCGGCGACCGACGACGGGCATCTGGTCATGGAACGCGCCGCGATTACACAGAGTTCCGATCTCGACACGAAAGTCGACCCGGTTCTGCTTGAGGTCTTCAACAACCTGTTCATGTCGATCGCCGAGCAGATGGGCGCCCGCCTCGAATCGACCGCCCAGTCCGTCAACATCAAGGAGCGCCTGGACTTCTCCTGCGCCCTCTTCGACCCGGACGGAAACCTGGTGGCCAACGCCCCGCACATCCCCGTCCACCTCGGCTCCATGGGCACGAGCGTCAAAGAGGTCATCCGCCGGCGCGGCCCCCGAATGCGCCCGGGCGACACCTACGCCGTCAACGACCCGTACCACGGCGGCACCCACCTGCCCGACGTCACGGTGATCACGCCGGTCTTCGACACCGCACCACCATCCGACACGGAGAGTGACGCGAGGAACGGCTCGGAGGGTGCCCAGCACAGTGATCCGAAGATCCTCTTCTACGTCGCCTCACGCGGCCACCACGCCGAGATCGGCGGCATCGCCCCCGGCTCCATGCCCGCGGGCAGCCGCACCATCGAGGAGGAAGGCGTCCTCTTCGACAACTGGCTGCTCGCCGAGAACGGCCGCTTCCGCGAGGCCGAGACCCTCCGCCTCCTCACCGAGGCGCGCCACCCCTCCCGCAACCCGAAGACCAACCTCGCCGACCTGCGCGCCCAGATCGCCGCCAACCGCAAGGGCGTCGACGAGGTCGGTCGCATGATCGAGGACTACGGACTCGACGTTGTCCAGGCCTACATGAGGCACGTCCAGGACAACGCCGAAGAGGCCGTACGCCGGGTCATCGACGTTCTCGACGACGGCGACTACGCCTACGAGACCGACGCGGGCGCCGTCATTCGCGTGGCCGTGCGCGTGGACCGCGAGAACCGGGCCGCGACCATCGACTTCACCGGCACGTCCGCGCAGTTGCCCACCAATTTCAACGCCCCCTTCTCGGTCGTCAACGCGGCCGTCCTGTACGTCTTCCGCACCCTCGTCGCCGACGACATCCCCCTCAACGACGGCTGTCTGCGCCCCCTGAGCATCGTCGTCCCGCCCGGCTCCCTGCTCGCCCCCGAGCCGCCCGCCGCCGTCGTCGCGGGCAACGTGGAGACCTCCCAGGCCGTCACCGGCGCCCTCTACGCGGCGCTCGGCGTCCAGGCCGAGGGCTCAGGGACCATGAACAACGTCACCTTCGGCAACGAACGCCACCAGTACTACGAAACCGTTGCCTCAGGCTCCGGCGCGGGTGACGGCTTCCACGGCGCACCCGTCGTCCAGACCCACATGACCAACTCCCGCCTCACCGACCCCGAGGTCCTGGAGTGGCGACTGCCCGTACGCCTCGAGGAGTTCGCCGTGCGGCGCGGCAGCGGCGGCGCGGGCCGGTGGCACGGCGGGGACGGCGCCGTACGCCGCATCCGCTTCCTCGAACCCATGACCGTCTCCACCCTGTCCCAGCACCGCCGGGTCCCGCCTTACGGCATGGCCGGAGGTGAGCCCGGCGCCCTCGGCGCCAACCGGGTGGAGCACGCGGACGGCACGGTGACCGCACTCGGCGGCAGCGACTCCGCGGACCTCGTCACCGGCGACGTACTCGTCATCGAAACCCCAGGCGGCGGAGGCTATGGCCCGCCGTCGCCCGACCCCCATCAAGCAGGAGAAGAGATCGATGATCTTCGGGCGTTCTGA
- a CDS encoding DUF742 domain-containing protein, producing the protein MSADGQGRSHWFDDDAGPVVRPYAMTRGRTSSQGQHRLDLIAVVVAEPHADDPEADHMLSPEHVDIVELCRDVPQSVAELAAELDLPIGVVRVLVGDLVDGEFVHVNRPVPPAELPDESILRDVINGLRAL; encoded by the coding sequence ATGAGCGCTGACGGTCAGGGAAGAAGCCACTGGTTCGACGACGACGCCGGACCGGTCGTCCGCCCGTACGCCATGACCCGCGGCCGCACCAGCAGCCAGGGCCAGCACCGCCTGGACCTGATCGCGGTCGTGGTCGCGGAGCCGCACGCGGACGATCCCGAAGCGGACCACATGCTCTCCCCGGAGCACGTGGACATCGTCGAACTGTGCCGTGACGTCCCGCAGTCGGTCGCCGAACTCGCAGCGGAACTCGACCTGCCGATCGGAGTGGTACGGGTCCTCGTCGGAGATCTCGTGGACGGAGAATTCGTCCATGTGAACCGGCCCGTACCCCCCGCCGAGCTGCCGGACGAGAGTATTCTGCGCGACGTGATCAACGGCCTCCGGGCGCTGTGA
- a CDS encoding roadblock/LC7 domain-containing protein: protein MTAPKATGHTATIKGELNWLLDDLVDRVASIRKALVLSSDGLPTGVSKDLTREDSEHLAAVASGFHSLAKGVGRHFEAGNVRQTVVELDDAFLFVTAAGDGSCLAVLSDADSDVGQVAYEMTLLVKRVGVHLAAAPRTDLPAGG from the coding sequence ATGACCGCACCGAAGGCGACCGGCCACACCGCGACGATCAAGGGGGAGCTGAACTGGCTCCTCGACGATCTGGTGGACCGAGTCGCGAGCATCCGCAAGGCTCTCGTGCTCTCCAGCGACGGTTTGCCGACGGGCGTGTCCAAAGACCTGACCAGGGAGGACAGCGAGCACCTGGCCGCCGTCGCCTCCGGGTTCCACAGCCTTGCCAAGGGCGTGGGGCGTCACTTCGAGGCCGGCAACGTCCGCCAGACGGTCGTCGAGCTCGACGACGCCTTCCTCTTCGTGACGGCCGCCGGTGACGGCAGCTGCCTCGCCGTCCTCTCCGACGCCGACTCGGACGTCGGCCAGGTCGCCTACGAGATGACGCTGCTCGTGAAGCGGGTGGGTGTGCATCTGGCCGCCGCTCCGCGCACCGATCTGCCCGCAGGCGGGTAG